A window from Vulcanimicrobium alpinum encodes these proteins:
- a CDS encoding DNA internalization-related competence protein ComEC/Rec2 — protein MLLPAAAFVAAVAATSAGAAAAAFAVVVIACALALRRTRIAGAFALAALAWCALRGAPPIVDRESRTLRIACTIVGDVRRADGAARFPCTTAGGVALQVTVRGDARAGERLVVRGRLEPFDEARNPGEPSRRAIALGEGLSGTLHGMVMARDAPDPRDARTWAARLREALAAHLRAQLPEPHATFVAGALWGERGTLPPDLRAAFQATGTVHVLVTAGLHLGVVAGLVLALLRLLRASRIVASLGTIPFVVAYAWLSGAHLPSQRAAVMVSAALLARACGARLVSWNALALAALAVAALWPAAVATVSFALSFSCVGAIVLFARVIEQMLAKRGLPERLREALALTIATQIGVWPLSAAVFGTIAPYAVLANALVVPGTALAIVCGAATLAFAPIPFAGTLAASASYWDVSAMLEVVRIVALLPGSQAFVAPPPAVAIVLYDAAAVASALVARRSLHGAIGLLALASAAVMFTTLRPPDGRLTITMLDVGQGDGIVVRTPRGRTILIDSGGRLERGVAEGGTSPAEQVGERVVLAYLRRQGIAHIDLLVNTHPHGDHVGGCSPIVEAMPVRMIFDSGQPYGGHAYRDCIASAKKHDVPIVIARRGLRWTSGDGVILDVLAPAEPFLAGTGDDVNENSIVAMLQYAGFRELLMGDAGEAAEARLIGSGDDLHAEVVKVGHHGSAYASTPDFAAHVRPAIAVISVGRHNTFGHPAAATIDTWRSTGSRILRTDTCGAITIGNSQEPHTMIRCEAF, from the coding sequence TTGCTCTTGCCGGCGGCAGCGTTCGTCGCGGCCGTCGCCGCGACGTCAGCAGGCGCGGCGGCCGCCGCGTTCGCCGTCGTGGTAATCGCGTGCGCGCTCGCGCTCCGGCGCACCCGCATCGCCGGAGCGTTCGCGCTTGCGGCGCTGGCGTGGTGCGCGTTGCGCGGTGCGCCTCCGATCGTCGATCGCGAATCGCGAACGCTTCGCATCGCGTGCACGATCGTCGGCGACGTCCGACGCGCCGACGGTGCCGCACGCTTTCCGTGCACGACCGCAGGCGGCGTCGCATTGCAGGTGACGGTGCGCGGCGACGCGCGCGCCGGGGAGCGCCTCGTCGTGCGCGGACGGCTCGAGCCGTTCGACGAAGCGCGCAATCCCGGCGAGCCGTCGCGGCGCGCGATCGCGCTGGGCGAAGGGCTGTCGGGCACGCTGCACGGCATGGTGATGGCGCGCGACGCACCGGACCCGCGTGACGCGCGGACGTGGGCGGCGCGGCTGCGCGAAGCGCTGGCCGCGCACCTCCGCGCACAGCTTCCCGAACCCCACGCGACGTTCGTCGCGGGCGCGCTGTGGGGCGAGCGCGGAACGCTGCCGCCCGACCTGCGCGCGGCGTTTCAGGCGACGGGCACGGTGCACGTGCTGGTGACCGCGGGCCTGCATCTCGGCGTCGTCGCCGGCCTCGTGCTCGCGCTCCTTCGCCTGCTGAGGGCATCGCGCATCGTCGCGTCGCTGGGAACGATTCCGTTCGTCGTCGCATACGCGTGGCTGAGCGGAGCGCACCTGCCGTCTCAACGTGCCGCGGTGATGGTATCGGCCGCACTGCTGGCGCGCGCGTGCGGCGCGCGTCTGGTGTCGTGGAATGCGCTCGCGCTGGCCGCGCTCGCCGTCGCCGCGCTGTGGCCGGCCGCGGTCGCGACGGTATCGTTCGCGCTCTCGTTTTCGTGCGTCGGCGCGATCGTGCTGTTCGCCCGCGTCATCGAGCAGATGCTCGCGAAGCGCGGTTTGCCCGAACGCCTGCGCGAAGCGCTCGCGCTCACGATCGCGACGCAGATCGGGGTGTGGCCGTTGAGCGCGGCGGTGTTCGGGACGATCGCGCCCTATGCGGTGCTCGCCAACGCTCTGGTGGTCCCGGGCACGGCGCTCGCAATCGTGTGCGGCGCGGCGACGCTCGCGTTCGCGCCGATCCCGTTTGCCGGAACGCTTGCAGCAAGCGCGTCCTATTGGGACGTTTCGGCGATGCTGGAGGTCGTTCGGATCGTCGCGCTGCTCCCGGGATCGCAGGCGTTCGTTGCACCGCCGCCGGCGGTCGCGATCGTCCTCTACGACGCAGCGGCCGTCGCAAGTGCGCTCGTCGCCCGCCGCAGCCTGCACGGCGCGATCGGGCTGCTCGCGCTGGCATCCGCTGCGGTGATGTTCACAACGCTGCGGCCGCCCGACGGACGCCTCACCATCACGATGCTCGACGTCGGCCAAGGCGACGGCATCGTCGTGCGCACGCCGCGCGGCCGTACGATCCTCATCGACAGCGGAGGCCGCCTGGAGCGCGGCGTCGCCGAAGGCGGAACGTCACCCGCCGAACAGGTCGGCGAGCGCGTCGTGCTCGCGTACTTGCGTCGGCAAGGGATCGCACACATCGATCTCCTCGTGAACACGCATCCGCACGGCGATCACGTCGGCGGCTGCTCGCCCATCGTCGAGGCGATGCCGGTGCGGATGATCTTCGACTCCGGCCAGCCCTACGGCGGACATGCGTACCGCGATTGCATCGCCTCGGCGAAGAAGCATGACGTGCCGATCGTCATCGCGCGGCGCGGTCTGCGTTGGACGTCCGGCGACGGTGTGATCCTCGACGTCCTCGCGCCGGCGGAGCCGTTCCTCGCCGGCACCGGCGACGACGTGAACGAGAACAGCATCGTGGCCATGCTGCAGTATGCCGGATTTCGCGAACTGCTCATGGGCGACGCGGGCGAGGCCGCGGAAGCACGGCTCATCGGGTCCGGCGACGATCTCCACGCCGAGGTCGTGAAAGTCGGGCACCATGGGAGCGCCTACGCTTCGACCCCGGACTTCGCAGCACACGTCCGTCCGGCGATCGCCGTCATCTCCGTCGGCCGGCATAATACGTTCGGTCACCCGGCCGCGGCGACGATCGACACCTGGCGCTCGACCGGGAGCCGCATCCTTCGAACCGACACCTGCGGTGCGATCACCATCGGCAATTCGCAAGAGCCGCACACGATGATTCGCTGCGAAGCGTTCTGA
- a CDS encoding ammonium transporter → MDFLADANPYIAAPSFLNSGDTAWQLTAATFVGMQSIPGLAILYAGLVKKKWALNSAVMCFYAFSIVLLCWVLWGYNMSFGVPLWGDGLKIMGSAFQVLGIPHPAIGAEGEIGQAAIPLAGAGFPPLRFAGSAMIYFQFVFAAITPILIAGSVLGRMNFKAWMLFVPLWSSLVYTVGAFALWGGGWLAGMGAVDYSGGYVIHLAAGVSGFVAAAMVGPRLLEDRKSFDPNNLIVALAGAGILWLGWNGFNGGDPYFANADAAAAVLNTNIATAVALLCWLVLDMFALGKPSAVSMINGMIVGLVAITPAAGYVDGYGAIATGGVAALVAWFSLNKIGQMAFMKRVDDTFGVLHTHGVAGLMGGLCVGLFANPNMIEYLSGDKKTSPVSVSGLFFGNPKQLWLQFFAAVCIIVWNVIGTYIVLKIVSLVVKLRASDGEVEGGDLAIHGIDPVPSYLPPTSNGTPVAPAAPVG, encoded by the coding sequence TTGGATTTCCTGGCCGATGCTAATCCCTACATCGCGGCGCCGAGTTTTCTGAACTCGGGCGACACCGCGTGGCAGCTCACCGCTGCCACATTCGTCGGGATGCAGAGCATTCCGGGACTTGCGATTCTCTACGCGGGGCTCGTGAAGAAGAAATGGGCGCTCAACTCGGCGGTCATGTGCTTCTACGCGTTCTCGATCGTGCTGCTCTGCTGGGTGCTGTGGGGCTACAACATGTCGTTCGGCGTGCCGCTTTGGGGCGACGGACTGAAGATCATGGGCTCGGCGTTCCAGGTGCTTGGAATTCCGCATCCCGCGATCGGCGCCGAAGGCGAGATCGGACAAGCGGCAATCCCGCTCGCGGGCGCCGGCTTCCCGCCGCTGCGGTTCGCCGGTTCGGCGATGATTTATTTCCAATTCGTGTTCGCAGCGATCACGCCGATCCTCATCGCGGGCTCGGTCCTCGGACGCATGAACTTCAAAGCGTGGATGCTGTTCGTTCCGCTGTGGAGCTCGCTGGTCTACACCGTCGGTGCGTTTGCGCTGTGGGGCGGCGGCTGGCTCGCGGGGATGGGCGCCGTCGACTACTCGGGAGGGTACGTCATCCATCTCGCGGCCGGCGTCTCGGGCTTCGTCGCTGCGGCGATGGTCGGCCCGCGTCTGCTCGAAGACCGCAAGAGCTTCGATCCGAACAACTTGATTGTCGCGCTCGCGGGCGCCGGGATCTTGTGGCTCGGCTGGAACGGCTTCAACGGCGGTGACCCGTACTTCGCCAACGCCGACGCTGCGGCGGCCGTACTCAACACGAACATCGCGACTGCGGTCGCCCTGCTCTGCTGGCTCGTGCTCGACATGTTCGCGCTGGGCAAACCGTCGGCGGTCTCGATGATCAACGGGATGATCGTGGGCCTCGTCGCGATCACCCCGGCGGCCGGCTACGTCGACGGCTACGGCGCGATCGCCACGGGCGGGGTCGCCGCGCTGGTCGCGTGGTTCAGCCTCAACAAGATCGGTCAGATGGCGTTCATGAAGCGCGTCGACGACACGTTCGGCGTGCTGCACACGCACGGCGTCGCCGGCCTCATGGGCGGTCTGTGCGTCGGGCTCTTCGCCAACCCCAACATGATCGAATACCTCAGCGGCGACAAGAAGACGTCGCCGGTCTCGGTCTCGGGTCTGTTCTTCGGGAATCCGAAGCAGCTGTGGCTGCAGTTCTTCGCCGCGGTCTGCATCATCGTGTGGAACGTGATCGGGACGTACATCGTGCTGAAGATCGTCTCGCTCGTCGTGAAGCTGCGCGCCAGTGACGGTGAAGTCGAGGGCGGCGATCTTGCGATCCACGGCATCGATCCGGTGCCTTCCTACTTGCCGCCGACGTCAAACGGGACGCCCGTCGCGCCGGCCGCGCCGGTCGGCTGA
- a CDS encoding NAD-dependent epimerase/dehydratase family protein: MRIVVTGGAGFIGSHIVDAFVAEGHDVVVLDSLWSHGGGRRENIPENVSFVHMDIRDDGVHRIFAEFKPEIVCHHAAQHSVAIGARDPKLDANVNVIGMLNVLDAAVKAGTHKVIFASSAATYGDVDAMPVDETSPQRPVSPYGITKMVTEHYLRFFASEHGLDYTALRYGNVYGPRQDPNGEAGVIAIFLGKFLAKAGIRIDWDGEQTRDYVYVGDVVRANVAALAAGSKEIFVIGTGKRTSVNDIYRALVEITGFEAPVTHAPRRPGDAREVYFNSAKAKRDLGWEAQVSLVDGMRATYDYFREREKFMGGVGA; encoded by the coding sequence ATGCGTATCGTCGTCACCGGCGGAGCCGGATTCATCGGATCGCACATCGTCGACGCGTTCGTCGCCGAAGGGCACGACGTCGTCGTGCTCGACAGCCTCTGGTCGCACGGCGGCGGCCGTCGCGAGAACATCCCGGAAAACGTGTCGTTCGTGCACATGGACATCCGCGACGACGGCGTGCACCGGATCTTCGCCGAGTTCAAGCCCGAGATCGTGTGCCATCACGCCGCGCAGCACTCGGTCGCGATCGGTGCCCGCGATCCGAAACTCGACGCGAACGTCAACGTCATCGGGATGCTCAACGTCCTCGACGCGGCGGTGAAAGCCGGAACGCACAAGGTGATCTTCGCTTCGAGCGCCGCGACGTACGGCGACGTCGACGCGATGCCGGTCGACGAGACGTCGCCGCAGCGCCCGGTCTCGCCGTACGGCATCACCAAGATGGTGACCGAGCACTACCTGCGGTTCTTCGCGTCCGAACACGGCCTCGACTACACCGCGCTGCGCTACGGCAACGTCTACGGCCCGCGCCAGGATCCCAACGGCGAAGCGGGCGTCATCGCGATCTTCCTTGGGAAGTTTCTCGCCAAGGCGGGGATCCGCATCGACTGGGACGGCGAACAGACGCGCGACTACGTCTACGTCGGCGACGTCGTCCGCGCCAACGTCGCGGCGCTCGCCGCCGGATCGAAAGAGATCTTCGTGATCGGGACCGGCAAACGCACGTCGGTGAACGACATCTACCGCGCGCTCGTCGAGATCACCGGGTTCGAGGCACCGGTCACGCACGCGCCGCGGCGCCCCGGCGACGCGCGCGAAGTCTACTTCAACTCCGCCAAGGCGAAACGCGACCTCGGCTGGGAAGCGCAGGTCTCGCTCGTCGACGGGATGCGCGCAA